The sequence AATTATTTTTCATGTTATAGAATGTCTCGAATTAAAGATGTAATCTACCTTACATCATATTGAACGGTTCCCTAAAAGGGTATTATAAAAACATCTTTTTTTCAAGATATTTTAGATTCCAATATATAGAAGTTAGGGTGTCCCTATTTTAGAGGCAAGAAATCACTTATTTTTCCAACGTCTATGTTTGCTTCTTTAAGTGCTGAAGAAATAAATCGTGCAAACTCAACGGCATATTCTCCATCTCCATGAATGCAAATCGTATTTGCTTTGATCGGTATATCTATCTTTTGTTGAGAAAGAACTTGTTGCTCTTGAATCATACGAATGACTTGTTTTGAAGCGGTTCTATGATCAGTTATGATTGCATTTGTTTCGCTTCTTGGAGTAAGGGTTCCATCTTGTTGATAGGTCCGGTCGGAAAAAACTTCACTCGCTGTGCGGAGGTTAAGGTTGTTTCCGGCATGATAAAGCTCAGTACCAGCAAGACCAAATAAAATAAGATTGGCATCAACATTATAAACTGCTTCAGCAATTGCAGCTGATAGCTCTTTATTTTGTGCGGCCATATTATAAAGAGCACCATGCGGTTTAACATGTTGCAAGGAAGAACCTTCTGCTTCAACAAAAGCTTTTAAAGCTCCGATTTGGTACATTACGATTTCATATGCTTCCTTTGGAGAAATGTCGATGGTGCGTCTACCAAACCCAACCAGGTCATCAAGTCCGGGATGTGCACCTACACCAACTCCATGCTCTAGAGCCAATTGAACCGTTTTTCTCATTGTAGAAGCATCTCCGGCATGAAATCCACACGCAATGTTAGCGGAAGTAACGTATTGTAAGAGTTCTTCATCATAACCTTTTTTGTATGTTCCAAAGCTTTCCCCCATATCGCAATTTAAATCAATGATATTCATTGGAATCCCTCCTGGATTGATTTTAAATGTATGCCTTGCGCTAATTGTTGTAGGTTTGATTCTCGCTCAAGAAATAGTTTTTGTGCCTTCTCAAGTGAAATCTCTTCGAAGGTGATGGTGGTTCCTGGCTTCATTTGAGCTAATACTGGTAAATCCACGGTAGCTACTTGTGCTATTTTAGGGTAGCCGCCAGTTGTTTGTCTATCTGCCATAAGAAGTATAGGTTGTCCATTACTAGGTACTTGTATGGTGCCAAATGCCACGGCTTCTGATTTTAGCGAGATTTCTTTATTTAATGTTAAAGTAGAACCTTCTAAGCGATATCCCATACGATCCGATTGACTACTTATAGTGAATGATTCAGAGAAAAGGCTTTGTTGACTTTCTTGAGTGAATAAGTCATATTCTCGCCCTTTAATGATTCGAATAGGGTGAAGGCTATTGCTTTGAAACGGAGCAGCAAATTCTGAAGCCACATACCATTTCATTTCTAGAAAACGTTCATCATTAGTTGTTTGTTCTTCTAGTTCCTTTATTTTAGTCTCAATAATAGGAGAGGGGGTGCCTATGCTAAGGTTGTCTTGAGCTTGTAAGGCGCGTCCTTTAAATCCACCTATACCAGCCCTGAGATATGTTGATTTACTCCCCATCACTTCTGGAACCTGGAATCCCCCTGCTACAGCAAGATAAACTCGACATCCTTGCTGGGCCTGACCTAATGTAAGTGTGCTCCCTTTTTTTACAAAAATAGGACTCCATTGTTTGATTGGGCTATCATCAATTCTTGGAGATAAATCACCGCCACACAAAGCAATAATAGTGTTTTGTTCAAATACCAGCGTAGGTCCTAGCATGGTTATTTCTAAAACTACTTCATGTTCACTGTTACCTACAAGCAAATTTGCAATACGGGGGGATACAGGATCCATGACACCGCTCATAATGACACCATGCTTTTGATATCCAATACGTCCTTGATCTTGAAGGGTGGAAAGGAGACCTGGCTTTTTTACATAAATCATGCCTCATCCTCCTTATAGGAATCAAATTCTTGTTTCGTAATAGGTTTAAATCTAATAACATCCCCTGTTTTTAATAAGGTTGGTGACTCTGATTCAGGTTTGAAAAGAGGGAGGGGGGTGCGGCCGATTAACTGCCATCCTCCAGGTGTTTCTATTGGGTAAACACCAGTTTGGTTACCAGCTATCCCTACAGAACCGGAGGGTATTTTAAGTCTTGGGTTATCTTTTCTGGGAGTGGCTAATGCCTCTAGCATACCCCCTATATACGGAAAACCTGGAGCAAAGCCAATCATGTACACCAAGTAGTTCCCTTTTGAATGCAAATCTACAATTTGTTCTTCAGATAGGTTGTGATAATCAGCCACATAAGGGAGATCGGGTCCTAGTTCGCCGCCATAACACACAGGAATTTCAACTGTACGTCCAACTTCTGAATAGTTTTCCTCAAGGTTATCAAGGTATGGTTTTAATTGGTTTACTGCATGTTCATAAGGTGAGGCAGAGGTGGTTTGATTCGTTTTTGGTAAAACGAGCAATGGGTTGTAAAAGATAGTTACAGTTGTAAAGGCAGGTATGTATTCCGTGACCCAATCAAACGGATGTTGATCTAGGAATGCTACTACACTTTGTACGAGGTTATGAGTGGCAAGGGTGATTTCATTTCCTAATTCAATTACAATGGCGTGATCTCCAAGTGGAGTAAGTGTATAATTCACCATAGGCCTCCTTTATATTGATATATTAAGAAAATTCTTATTTTTTACTATGTTATATGACTAGTGTGTTTAGTTCAAATGAATAACGGAATGTAAGGTAAGGAAAGATTACTTTCCTTAAACTGCTTTTAGTAATAGGAGGTTACATTGTACTTAATCTTTATAAAAGTGTAAAAAAACCTGCTATACAATATAGCAGGCGGATAGACGTATTATTTTCGTTTGAAGCCTTCCTGTTCAAGGTAATCAATAGCCTCATTATAAGTAGGGAATGTACCGTCGAGCATTTCTCCAGCATAAATATTAAATAAACCAAAATCATAAACCAACGTAAGGGTTTGATTTTCTACATTAATAAATTCTTCTTCAAGATCATCCCATTCATCTTCTGGTAACGTTGATAAGGAATCAATGGATGCTCGTACAATATTTTTTAATTCCTCTTCTGAAAAATCACGTATATTGACCATACCACGGTCATCAGTTTCATAACCATCTACATATTCCGCATAGACAAAGCCGTTTCCATTAGGGTGTAAATGATAAACTACATTTTTCTTATCCATGACACTTTCTTCAAAATGATAATTAACTCGTCCTAGTGATACTTCTTTACGTTCAAGTTCTGGGAAATTGTCTATAATGTCTAATTTTTCTTCAAAAGTAAGCATGTTGCCTCCATAAATATGTAGTATTTTTTGTCATTATAACATTGTAATTCTTACATTCAAAATGGCAAAAAGTTTTAATTTTGATGGGCTAGGGAAAAGAATGTTCATAAATTATTGTATTGTTGTTCTTGAAGGAGGATTATGGTGGTATTAAAAGGGGTAAAATTATCTGATGTATCAAAGATTTCCATTTCACTGATACTCGGAGGGTTTGTAATTATAGGCGTTTCTTTCTACTTTTTTGCAGAATTGGCCGAAGAAGTGATGGAGAAAGAGCCTTTAATAATAGATAAACTAGCAATAAATATGATGAATAATATACAACAAGCCTGGCTTGGTAATGCCTTTGGAATGATTACGGAAGCGGGTTCAGTACTGTGGTTGTCGATAGCTTCTGGGTTGCTTTTGGTTTACTTGTTATTTATTTCTGATAAAAGTAAATGGGTAAGTGTCTACTTTTTAGTCAACATGTTAGGGATAAGCCTTTTAACAAAGGTTTTAAAATTAGCTTTTGAGAGAAAAAGACCCGATATTTTAGAAAAATACGATGGTACAGGGTTTAGTTTTCCTAGTGGACACTCTACGGGGGCTATTGTCTTCTATGGGTTTGTTATTTATATAGTGTTTATTACAAATATGAAATCAAGTGTGAAATGGATATTAAATAGTTTTTTAGGTCTACTGATTTTATTGGTGGGGCTAAGTAGAGTATATGTAGGTGTACATTATTTTAGTGATATACTTGCTGGATTTTCATTTGGACTAGCTTGGTTGCTCATATGCATATTAGCATTAGAAGTGACTTTATGGAGACAACAAAGACGGCAAAAGAAAAAGCAAGAGGCCTTATTTAGCTAAGGTTTCTTGCTTTTAGTTTTCCTTTAACAATTTTGTTTCTTCTTTCAGTTGATTTACATCATATTTTTTACCTATTTCTCGTTTCATGAACAGAGCAAGTCCTGCTAATGCTACAATTAATATGCTTAAAATAATAAGACTTTGAGGTTTTAAAGATAGCAAACTAGATCCGAAAAAACCAAATAAAAATGAGCCAGGTAAAGTACCAACAAGGGTTGCAAAGGTGTATTTCCACCACTTCACTTCAACTCGTGCACATATATAGGTAACTAAATCAAAGTTCACACCTGGTAATAGGCGTATCATCAAGACTGATTTAAATCCGTGTTCTTCAAGGTCTTTTTTCAAAGTATATAAATTTTGTTTTTTTTCGTCGCTGATTTGAATTTCTTCAAGAAAATAACGAAGAACGAGTAGTGAGAGCAATGAACCTAAAACAGTACCTGTAACAATATATAATGTACCCATATACCGCCCAAAAAGTAATCCACATGCAACAGCAATTATGGATAGTGGTATTAAAGTGAAAGGACGTATGATAAAGATTAATATAATGACAACAGGTGCCCATATACCAAAGTTTTCTACCCAACTTTCTATGTGGTCAGGTTTAATATGAAGAAACATTTTATTTACAAAGAGCATGCCACCAGCTACGACTAACAAAATAATGATTTTCCATAAAAAGCTTTTTAAACTACTGTTCACTAGAATCCCTTGCCTTTCTTAACTGGGCCAATTGAAATGTTTTATAATCGGTCTATCCCCTAAAAATGATAGGTTAAAACTATGTAAATCTATT is a genomic window of Pontibacillus yanchengensis containing:
- a CDS encoding LamB/YcsF family protein, whose protein sequence is MNIIDLNCDMGESFGTYKKGYDEELLQYVTSANIACGFHAGDASTMRKTVQLALEHGVGVGAHPGLDDLVGFGRRTIDISPKEAYEIVMYQIGALKAFVEAEGSSLQHVKPHGALYNMAAQNKELSAAIAEAVYNVDANLILFGLAGTELYHAGNNLNLRTASEVFSDRTYQQDGTLTPRSETNAIITDHRTASKQVIRMIQEQQVLSQQKIDIPIKANTICIHGDGEYAVEFARFISSALKEANIDVGKISDFLPLK
- a CDS encoding biotin-dependent carboxyltransferase family protein, with protein sequence MIYVKKPGLLSTLQDQGRIGYQKHGVIMSGVMDPVSPRIANLLVGNSEHEVVLEITMLGPTLVFEQNTIIALCGGDLSPRIDDSPIKQWSPIFVKKGSTLTLGQAQQGCRVYLAVAGGFQVPEVMGSKSTYLRAGIGGFKGRALQAQDNLSIGTPSPIIETKIKELEEQTTNDERFLEMKWYVASEFAAPFQSNSLHPIRIIKGREYDLFTQESQQSLFSESFTISSQSDRMGYRLEGSTLTLNKEISLKSEAVAFGTIQVPSNGQPILLMADRQTTGGYPKIAQVATVDLPVLAQMKPGTTITFEEISLEKAQKLFLERESNLQQLAQGIHLKSIQEGFQ
- the pxpB gene encoding 5-oxoprolinase subunit PxpB; its protein translation is MVNYTLTPLGDHAIVIELGNEITLATHNLVQSVVAFLDQHPFDWVTEYIPAFTTVTIFYNPLLVLPKTNQTTSASPYEHAVNQLKPYLDNLEENYSEVGRTVEIPVCYGGELGPDLPYVADYHNLSEEQIVDLHSKGNYLVYMIGFAPGFPYIGGMLEALATPRKDNPRLKIPSGSVGIAGNQTGVYPIETPGGWQLIGRTPLPLFKPESESPTLLKTGDVIRFKPITKQEFDSYKEDEA
- a CDS encoding phosphatase PAP2 family protein, with product MVVLKGVKLSDVSKISISLILGGFVIIGVSFYFFAELAEEVMEKEPLIIDKLAINMMNNIQQAWLGNAFGMITEAGSVLWLSIASGLLLVYLLFISDKSKWVSVYFLVNMLGISLLTKVLKLAFERKRPDILEKYDGTGFSFPSGHSTGAIVFYGFVIYIVFITNMKSSVKWILNSFLGLLILLVGLSRVYVGVHYFSDILAGFSFGLAWLLICILALEVTLWRQQRRQKKKQEALFS
- a CDS encoding VTT domain-containing protein, translating into MNSSLKSFLWKIIILLVVAGGMLFVNKMFLHIKPDHIESWVENFGIWAPVVIILIFIIRPFTLIPLSIIAVACGLLFGRYMGTLYIVTGTVLGSLLSLLVLRYFLEEIQISDEKKQNLYTLKKDLEEHGFKSVLMIRLLPGVNFDLVTYICARVEVKWWKYTFATLVGTLPGSFLFGFFGSSLLSLKPQSLIILSILIVALAGLALFMKREIGKKYDVNQLKEETKLLKEN